A part of Acomys russatus chromosome 21, mAcoRus1.1, whole genome shotgun sequence genomic DNA contains:
- the LOC127205180 gene encoding LOW QUALITY PROTEIN: sperm motility kinase 2A-like (The sequence of the model RefSeq protein was modified relative to this genomic sequence to represent the inferred CDS: substituted 2 bases at 2 genomic stop codons): MSTPSDEESPEPRPQPSFSDKENFHSQYKIIKTIGQGSNAKVHLAHHRLTGTPVAVKVVVKKEQLITSEAEIMMMTNHPNIVSLLQVIESERRIYLVMELVEGQQLYQHIRESGHGEEDEARGIFRQITAAVSYCHNHGLVHRDLKPDNIILERNGRVKIIDFGLGTQVYPGQRLSQQCGAYSFGAPELFQGRLYGGTKIDVXALGVVLYYMVVGRVPFDTVILPELRRQVVSGKXFIPSELFKELQDLISLLLTVNPKYRPTINEVLTHPWLKKHTEGFHNHPEEMIPRLADPAVLKAMGYIGFKSQEIKNSLGKKKKTFNQAMACYYFLKGQTFQGQGCTFKPSFVNPGVTPFPSLEDPAAFPLKPRRRGMGTQYY; this comes from the exons ATGTCTACACCTAGTGATGAAGAGTCACCAGAACCCAGACCCCAGCCAAGTTTCTCTGACAAGGAAAACTTCCACTCACAATACAAAATCATAAAGACTATTGGCCAGGGGAGCAATGCCAAGGTCCACTTGGCCCACCACCGTCTAACAGGCACACCCGTGGCTGTCAAAGTTGTTGTAAAGAAGGAGCAGCTAATCACATCCGAGGCagaaataatgatgatgacaaaTCATCCCAACATTGTATCACTTCTCCAGGTCATCGAGTCGGAGAGGAGAATATACCTTGTGATGGAGCTGGTCGAGGGCCAACAGCTTTACCAACATATCCGAGAGTCCGGCCACGGGGAGGAGGACGAGGCCCGGGGAATATTCAGGCAAATTACAGCAGCTGTGAGCTATTGCCACAACCATGGTCTAGTTCACAGGGATCTCAAACCAGATAACATCATTTTAGAGAGGAATGGAAGAGTAAAAATCATTGATTTTGGCCTCGGAACCCAAGTCTACCCAGGGCAGAGGCTGAGCCAGCAATGTGGCGCTTACTCTTTTGGTGCCCCAGAACTCTTCCAAGGTAGACTTTATGGTGGCACCAAGATCGACGTATGAGCCTTAGGAgttgtattatattatatggtTGTTGGGAGGGTCCCATTTGATACTGTCATCCTACCGGAGCTGCGAAGGCAGGTTGTGTCAGGGAAGTAATTTATACCATCTGAACTCTTCAAGGAACTTCAGGACCTGATTAGCCTTTTGCTAACGGTGAACCCAAAATATCGGCCTACCATCAATGAAGTGTTGACACATCCCTGGctcaagaaacacacagagggaTTCCATAATCACCCCGAGGAAATGATCCCCAGGCTTGCTGACCCTGCAGTTCTCAAGGCAATGGGATATATTGGTTTCAAATCCCAAGAGATCAAAAActccttagggaaaaaaaaaaaaacatttaaccaGGCCATGGCATGCTATTACTTCTTGAAAGGACAGACTTTCCAGGGGCAGGGCTGCACATTCAAGCCTTCTTTCGTTAATCCAGGTGTGACACCATTTCCTTCACTAGAGGACCCTGCTGCTTTCCCTCTGAAACCAAGGAGGAGGGGAA tgGGGACTCAATATTACTGA